Genomic DNA from Paenibacillus sp. MBLB1832:
GTATGACGAGCAGGATATTCCTAATCCCCTCAGTGTATACGGGCATTCCAAGCTGCTCGGAGAGAAGTTCGTTAGCATGACGTGTGCGAAGCATTTTATTGTCCGAACCTCCTGGTTATATGGGACGAAGGGAACGAATTTTGTAACTAAAGTATTGGAAAAAGCTCGTAGGGATCAGGCCATTTCCATTGTGGATGATCAGTTCGGTTCGCCCACTTATTGCTTAGACCTTGCTCTCTTCATGCGAGATCTCATCGCCACCGATCGTTATGGTCTCTATCATGCGTCCAATGAAGGGATATGTTCCCGTTATGAATTTGCCGAGCACATTCTGACAACCGCAGGTTTGTTATCACAAGTTACCTTGAAACCTGTTCCTACTGATGCCTTCCTGACTTCACCTGCAGCACGGCCGATGTACTCGGCTTTTGCACAGAAGGCGATGTGCGAGAAGGGCTTTACACCGATGCGCGATTGGCGCTCTGCGCTCGATTTCTTCTTGCAGGTGGATTATTTCGAGACAGCCATCCTGACAAAAATCCAATAGAAGTTGTGCAATCGCGGCTTCTGCCCTGCCCAATTCCCAAAAGCATCATAGAATGTGTAAAGCAGGTATTCCGCCACGGTCAGGAGTTGAACCGCATGAGTGATAACAAGGTTGAATTAGACGCTGAACAGGTTTCTCCTAGCTCATCTGCGCCTTCACCGCCACCTGTTGTCTCTGTCATTATCCCAGTCTGCAACGAGGCTGCGACCTTGGCCAAGGTCATTCGGCAAGCATTTCTCGTGCATAAACATACGGAAGTCATCGTTATCGAGAACGGCTCCACGGACGGGAGTAAAGAAATTGCGGAGCGAGCTGGCGCAAGAGTCTTTTCATTTCCACACCGATTAGGCCATGATGTCGGCCGCAGTTTAGGTGCCAAAGAAGCGAAAGGCGATATCCTACTTTTCGTTGATGCTGATTTCATTATCCCCGCGAAGGAAATGATTCCGCTCATTCAAGCGGTGGAACAGGGGGTGGATGTCGCCCTGAATAAATATAACGGCAACACATCGAATAAGGAAATTCATCGGGTTGTTCTGGCGAAATATGCCTTAAATGCGATCCTATCTCGCGCCGATTTGCAAGGCAACTCCATGACTTCCATTCCTCATGCGATTAGCCGGAGGGCTCTCCAAACCATAGGAGCCGAGAATCTTGCTATTCCACCGCTGGCACAAACGATTGCGATCCAAAGCGGTCTTCGTATTCGTGCCCCACATTACATTGAAGTCGGGAATCGAAATCGTGTTCGAACGCATGCAACGCCAGGTGATCCTGTCGGCGACCTCATCCTGGGAGATCATTTGGAAGCGATTGGCTGGCTTATCCAAGCCACAGATGCGAGGGCTCATCTCCTGGATAAGACTCGAAAAAGAGAAAAGTTGAGGTGAGTTCGTGAAGTCCAAAAGTAAGAAGCCATCGAAGAAACAGGCACCCATCAAGCGAAAAAGCAAACGCGGGGAGCTGATGACTTCAGCAGCTACAACCCTCTTAAAACGAGACAGCACACTCACACGTTCGCAGCATTTCTGGCGGAGCAAGGGCTTGCAAGCTGGAACCAGCTATGCGACTACTTTGCGCGCAAGCCAGCGCGTCTTTCAGAACAAGGTACTGAGCGATGCTTGGGTAAAATGGTATAAAACCCAGCCAAGGCTAGCTGAGCTGCCCAACTATGTGGAGGCTTCTAAAGGATTTATCTCTGGTGTCAGCAAAGTGTTAAAAAAGGAACCGCCGAATTGGGTGCTCCTTCCAACGAAGCGTACGGTCGGGGCCATTGTCACCGTTTCCAATGCGGAGGGCACGATTGTGCAAGTGTTGGAGCAGCTGCAGCGTCTTGCGCTTGAGGAGCTCATCGTGATTGTGCACGGTTCGACGGACCGAACGTTAGAGAGGGTAAGAGCGAATGCCAAGGGGCAGGTCGTTCTTTACCGGGATTTCATCGGTCAGGATGTAGGAAGGGCGATTGGAACCAAGAGATCGAAATCCGATATTTTGCTTTTTCTGGAAGGCAACCAGATCGTTGCGGCGGAAAAGCTGATTCCTTTTATTCAGGATATCGAGAAAGGGTCTGATATTGCGCTTAACAATGTCACACCGTATACGCCGCCCTTTTCCCAGTGGGATACGAATACCGTGATGAAGCATTTTCTGAATGTTTCGCTCAATCGAACCGATTTGTATGTGAACTCCCTCGCGGACGTTCCTCATGCGATTTCACGCAAAGCGCTCCAAATTGTCGACCAGTCTGAACTTATGGTATCGCCCAAAGCACATACCCACGCCGTTCTGGCGGGCCTGCGCATCACAGCGCCTACCAGTGTAAAGCCCGCAGCTGCGAGTACTAGCAGCAAGGGAGTCAAGAATGAGGCGAGTCGCGAGGGGATTCGTTCAGGCATTGGTGATCATGTCGAAGCGTTGCAGATGGCGATGCAAGCCAAAGGGGGGCGGATCGATTTTCTGGATATTATTCGAAATAGGGAAGTCATTGAGGGGGAGTGAGCTTGACTTTCCCTATTTCGCTTTCGCTTGCTGCTACCCCCATCGAATAATTAAGCCAGCATGCGTCAAGCCGCCGCCAAAGCCATAGAGCAACATCGTGTCGCCATCTTGTACTTTCTCTTCGCGAATGCCCAGATCCAGCGCAAGCGGAATGGAGGCCGCGGACGTGTTGCCGAAGTATTCGAGGCTGTAGAGTGTTTGTTCGATCGGGATACCGCTCTTCTCACAAATCGAATCAATCATTCGCAGATTGGCGCTGTGTGGGATGAACCAGTCGATATCGCTGGTGGATAGACCGCTCTTGATGAGCAATTGCTCAATGCCCTGCGGGACTGTGGAAACAGCGAAGCGATAGACTTCACGGCCATTTTGGACAAGCTTGCCATTGCCGATCAGGGGAGCTCCGTTTAAATCTGCGGCTAGTCCAGTACGATACACGTGCTTCGCGCCCGTTCCATCTGAGCCGATATGATGCGCGAGGAAGGAAGGCTGCTCCGCATCATGTTCAACGATGACGGCGCCAGCTCCATCACCGAATAAGATGCAGGTGGAACGGTCGGAGTAGTCTGTAATCTTGGATAGGGCATCAGCCCCGATCACAAGAATTTTGCGATGCGCGCCGGCGGAGACGAGCGCGCTTGCGGTATGAAGCGCGTAGGTGAAGCCCGCGCAGGTTGCGTTCAGATCGTAGGCGCCAGTGTGCGCGAGGCCGAAATGAGCTTGAACGAGACACGCCACAGGCGTAGAAGATAGATCTGGTGTATGTGTAGCGACGATGATGAGCTCGACGTTCGTGAGCGCGTCGGGATACCTCGTCAGCATGTTGTTTACAGCAGCGATGCAGAGGTGGCTGGTGAACTCATGCTCCTCCGCGATGCGGCGCTCGCGAATGCCAGTGCGCTGCACAATCCATTCATCGTTCGTATCCACCCAGTGAGAAAGTTCCTCGTTCGTCAGAATACGCGATGGCACATAAGTGCCGATGGCGGTGAGGCGAGCTTGCAAGGGCAGAGAGGAAGGCATGGTTGACACTCCTTTTGGTATCAAGTATTAGTACTAGGTACTAATTTAGTGTAAGGGATAGTTGAGGGTGTTGTCAAGGGTGAACTGCTCTCTTACCTGCTCTATTGGGGAAGCGGATTCAACGGGGATGGAGTCACCTCAGTTGGATGAGTTGATTCAGCAGGCAGACCACTCTATGTATCAAATGAATGAATCGTGAAAGCCCTCGGCTTTTTTTGAATGCGTTGCAGAAGGAAGCGGTGTTCTCGATTTGTGGGGCGATGTCTTGAAGCGGTAACCGCCTGCGAATTTCATGACCTGCAATTAGAGAGGTATCTACCTTGACATTCCCTTCATCAGTGTTGGCGAATTTGACGTATTCCACCTTGATCTTGGGAAATTTTTTGTTGAATTCCTTGATCATCTCGTCAGGACCTTGATCCTCATTCCAAGCGCCCCACCACGATATTTTCGCAGGTTTATCGGTTGCTGATCCAGCTACAGTCGTTGCACTCCGAGACTATGCTACCTACCAAACCGCTCAACTGACCAATGTTGCATTGACAAAAGGAAGATAAGCGCTAAGCGGTAGGCAAATTGAAATCCCGGCTGCGTCAACCGCTAAGGAGGTCATGCAACGAGTCGGCTTGTCGACTTTCATATAGCGTTTTTTATTATGATGCGTTGGTGGTTTAAAAAAGGAGAGTTAAAAACAGGGAGTTGAGCGACAGTCTTTATCAAAGATAAAATCAGAGCAACTCAAGGTGAGGGGGGGGAGGTTAAACGGAAGAGGAGTATGAGACATCAGTGTGTTGCTTGAATCAACAACTATTGAATCCACGATGAAGAAAGGAAGATGTTATATGTTTACGATGAAGCGAAAGGTTAAGCAAACCACAGGAGTATTGCTAGCTGCGGCCGTGCTGTTTCTAGGCGCCATTCCTGTTAGCTCAGTCTCGGCCGCGGCTGGTACGGTATCGATTGACTATGCGACTGCTGTAGCCACCGGTCACCCGGAAGTATTCGGCGGTAACGGAGGCGGAGCCACTCCGCAATATGCACAGCAGGTCACTGATATTGGATTTAGGACCGTACGTACGGAAACAGCGTTGCACAAGATGTTCACAACGATCACGCTAGACGATTATAAGAACAATGTGAACAGTATTCAAGATCCTTCAACGTGGAATTGGTCGATTATGGACGCAAATTTCGCGTGGCAGAGTACGGGTCAGAAGATGATGCTTCTCGTGACCAAAGCGCCAACTTGGCTTACTTATAGCGGGACGGAAGTTGGAGTGCCCAAGGATTGGGATGTCTACGAGGATCTTGTAAAAAAAGTGATTCAACACTACAAGGACCGAATTTCATGGGTTGAGGTATGGAACGAACCGGATAATGAATCCGCCTTCACGAGAATGGGCAGTCCCTATACAACCAAAGCAGACGCATACAATGATATCTTCTATCATGTCACCAATGCGCTCCGATCCGTTGATCCTCAAAAGACGATTAAGATCGGAGGCCCGGCACTGGCCTCTGGGACTACGTGGCCGGATTATTTAAGTTATATATTTTCGGATCCCCGTAATAGAGATAATCTTGAATTCGCCTCGATGCATGTATATAACGGAACGGACAAAATATCCACTGCCGTTAATAGTTGGCGTGCCAAGGCGCTCCAATATGGCGGAAAATCGAACTTTCCTGTCTATGTCACGGAATGGAATTATAATGCTGGACAAACTGGCACTTACGGCGGGGGAACGCCGATTAACACCATGGGAGATGAGACCATCTCCTATGTCGGTCAGAAGCTTACGGATATGTTCAGCGTAGGGACTGAGGGAGCCTATTTATTCAAAGTTAGTGGATACAGCGCGACATATCCATTCTGGTATTTCTATAAAGACGGTGCCTTTTCCCCGAAAGCGAAGACGTACCGGCTTATGTCCAAGGATCTGGGGCTCGGCAATGGTGACAGCAGCGTGAAGAGTACTTCCTTCTCAACGATCACAAGTGCGCTTGGAGCCGTCAATTCGAATGGCGAACAAATCGGGGTTCTCGTCAATAGTGATACCGTTGCCAATACGGCAAGCGTCACGTTAACGAATACAGGGCTGCCGAATGGAACGGCCGCACTTGCCATCTATGAGGCTTCAACCGCTAATGATGCAACAGCGGTTCGGAATATCCAGCTTGCCAGTGTCAGCGGCGGCACACTTACGGCGACGATTGGAGTACCGGCAGGCGCCGTAATCGGATTCAAGGTATTGTCCGCCTTCACGGCAACCGACGATGCCGCGGTACGGGACGGCAGCTATGCCGCAACCAATCAATCCGGAACCACTGCTACGACCGTAACGGTTAAGAATGACGGTACCAGCTATTTGCGGGAAGGGTATTTCAAATTTAATTTTAGCTCCTATGCCAACAGCGTTTCGGCTGCAGCGATTGTATTGACTCCGACGTTAACCGGGCAGTCGGGAATTACTCATAACGTGCTGCTAGTAGCGGACAATAGCTGGTCGGAAGGCACGATCACGTGGAATACGCGTCCGGCAGGCTCAACTGTCCTTGGATCGTACACCATTACAGGAGGCAGTCCGATTACGATCGACGTTACTTCGCAGGTTCAAAGCGCGCTTAGCAGCGGCAAGCAAATATCTATTAAGGTTGTCAGCACGACACCTTTTTCCTCATCGGGCCAAGTTGAATACGGTTCGGGGGAAAATGTAGATTTGTTAATGAGACCTGTACTAACCATCACCAAATAACGAGTAAGACAGCCTCCCGTATGGCCCCGATCGCCATGCGGGGGGCGCTTAATTTTGAATATCGATGATGTGGCGAAGGGGGCAGACAATATGCAGCTTTTCAAGGCAAGCGGCGATTTGCAGCTGGAACAGACAGAGGAAGGCGGTTGGTTAATCCACACCGGTGAAGCGGGAGGAAGGATAGTCGCGCTTGGTCTCGAGGATTTTGTTACCAATCACTTTCTTGAATTGGAACTTGAGAATCGGAACTCTGGACAGCTTACCTTGCAGATTGAATTTCATCTTCAGCAGGAACCAGGCGAGGAGGAGCAGCCTCCGATTCGATTGAGGACTTCGTTCCTGCCTATGACCCACCTCGTTACGAGCTACGACCTTCAACTGACAGATAATCAGCTGGCGTTCTTGCCGAGATCTCCCGGACGCTTAAAATCGCTTGTCGAAGGCAGACAAACCGATCGTTCGCTCATCTGCGGGTTAGTCATTCGAATTCTTCCGTTTCATAAACCCCAACGGTTCGTTATTCATCGACTCCGTCTATCTCCCAATTCCACGATTCACTCCGTTCGGGCGGTTGAGCCGATCCTCGATAAGCTTGGGCAGCTGAAAAACGCGGATTGGTCAAACAAACTTTCCTCGGAATCGGACATGATCAGTCGGTTGCGTGATGAACTCTTCGCGGCGAAGGAGGATAAGTATGATCGTAATCGTAACGCATTCGGGGGTTTTGTAGCAAAACGTTTTCGGGCAACGGGCTATTTTCGAGTTGACCAGGATAAGGGTGGACGTTGGTGGCTTGTCGACCCGGACGGTTGCGGCTTTTTCTCAGTAGGATTGGACGGAGTACGCCCAGGCGAATATGGCATGGTGACGGGACTCGAGCCTCTCTTTGATTGGCTCCCGAATCAGGACGATCCACTCTACAAGGATGCTTGGCAAATCCATGAGCCAACCAGTAGCAGCTTATTTAGTTTTGCCATTGCCAATCTGATTCGCGCTTTCGGTGAAGAATGGAAGACGAAGTGGATCCAGCTTACAAGAAGCCGGCTGAAGGAGTGGGGAGTTAATACCGTCGCGAATTGGTCTCATCCGGATTTTATCAAGCAGGCGGGGATGCCGTATGTGTATCCACTCGCTGGCTTTCCGAGGACGGAGCGCTGCATCTTTCGCGATTTCCCTGATGTTTTCTCAGAAGAATATCGACAGCTGTCCGAGATATATGCTGTTCAGCTTGAAGCGCTTCGCGAGGATCGGCTGCTAATCGGCTATTTCATGAGCAACGAGCCGAATTGGGCGTATGCGGGTCACATGAACTTGGCAAGGGAGATGTTCCGCTCGTCATATCCCTTCGCCAGTAAGAGTAAGCTGCTTGAATATTTAAGAGCCAAGTATGAAGATAACCTAAGCCTGTTAAACGCGGAATGGAGAACAGAGCTTGCATCGTTTGAAGATATCATGGATTGGAGTCACCAAGATTTCCAGGGCAAGGCGGATGAGGATTTGTTCGAATTTACCGGTCGTATGATCGAACAATTTGTCAAAGTGCCTGCACTCGAGCTTAAGAAGGTCGATCCGCACCATTTAAATCTCGGCATGCGATATGCCTGGATCTCGACGGAGCTTGTGCTGAACGGCTGTGCGTATTTCGACGTGTTCTCACTCAATTGTTACGGCTTCGAGCCTAATTTGCGTGAAATCGCACTTATTTATGAACGAACCGGCAAACCTGTCCTCATCGGTGAATATCACTTCGGAGCCCCTGACGCCGGGTTGCCTACGACGGGGCTGAAGTCTGTAGCCAATCAGGAGGAACGGGGCAAGGCTTATCGTTATTACGTGGAAAAGTGTGCGGAAATGTCCGAAGTGCTGGGCATGCACTATTTTATACTTAATGATCAGTCATTCACAGGTCGGCTTGATGGAGAATGCTCGCAGATCGGTATCGTAGATGGGCGTCATAAGCCTTATCCCTCCATGGTTCAGTTTATGAGACAAACCCATAGTGAATTGTACGATATCCTAATCGGGGCCAAGCCATCGGAAGCCATGGTACCTATACGGATCGAAAGTAACTTTTTTTAAATTGACCGGTTACTCGCAAATTCATACAATAAGGTTGAACACATGTGCGAATATCAGGGGGGTGCCAATTGAAACCAGGTAATGAGCTGGATAGGGTAAGAAAGAGACTATTCAACCGCCGCTCCTTTCTGCACCGTATGATTTATTCGTCCTTAATTGCGACAGTTATCGCTACATTAGCCGTTGGCCTTGGCAGCTATTGGTATTCGGCTTCAGTCCTGCAGAAGGAAATTAGCCGAGCCAACTCCAACGTCCTTCAATCGTCAGCTCAAGCTATTGATCAGAAGCTGCAAAGCATACAGAATGCTGCCTTACAGATGCTGTCGGTCTACCCTTACAGTAATAACTTAGACGACAACTTGTCTCAGAACGACGCCAGTCTCACTTATAGTCTTTCGGCATCTTTGAACGCCTTCAAAAATAATAATCGCGATGTTGCGGATGTCTCTCTTTATATTCGTAATCGGTTTCTTTTGTCAGGCGCATATGGAGGTTATCGAACGGAAAGCTTAATCGATCGTCATCTCTTTGAGGACAGGTTACATGCTGGCAAGGGACTGCAATGGGTATTCGGACAGTACCGAATGACTCCGAATGCTCAATATTCCGGCATATCACTTATGATCAGTATCCCTCTTTCTGTAAGTGATCCGATTGGGATGCTAATTGTAAATGTGAATTCACAACTTTTTGCGGACACTCTTGCCAGATCAAGGCTTTACAAAGATGAAGTGCTCGCCATCATGGATGCCGGGAGGAATGTTGTTGCCACAACTTCCAATCGTTTGTCAGCCGAACAACTCAAGTCCATTGATGAGCTTGCGCCTCATCCAGAAGGGAACTACTACACCGATCCGTACAACGGGATTCGGTATTTGGTGAGCTCCACCAAATCGCCTCTCTACAACTGGAGCTACATCGATTTAATTCCGGTAAGTGAGCTAAATGCCAAGTCCCATGGAATTGCGAATGTAACCATCCTTATATCAATCGTCTTCATCTTGATTGGACTTGTATCTGTGGTCCTCCAAGCAAGAAAGGCTTATCGACCGATTCGATCCCTGCTTCACAGTATTAAGGACGGTCAAACGGCTGGAGATACAGAAGAACTAGCGGATGTCGAGCGACGTTGGTTAGACATGAAGAAGCAGACGGAGACGTACATGGAGCAGCTGCATGGGCA
This window encodes:
- a CDS encoding glycosyltransferase family 2 protein, which gives rise to MSDNKVELDAEQVSPSSSAPSPPPVVSVIIPVCNEAATLAKVIRQAFLVHKHTEVIVIENGSTDGSKEIAERAGARVFSFPHRLGHDVGRSLGAKEAKGDILLFVDADFIIPAKEMIPLIQAVEQGVDVALNKYNGNTSNKEIHRVVLAKYALNAILSRADLQGNSMTSIPHAISRRALQTIGAENLAIPPLAQTIAIQSGLRIRAPHYIEVGNRNRVRTHATPGDPVGDLILGDHLEAIGWLIQATDARAHLLDKTRKREKLR
- a CDS encoding CBM96 family carbohydrate-binding protein, translated to MKRKVKQTTGVLLAAAVLFLGAIPVSSVSAAAGTVSIDYATAVATGHPEVFGGNGGGATPQYAQQVTDIGFRTVRTETALHKMFTTITLDDYKNNVNSIQDPSTWNWSIMDANFAWQSTGQKMMLLVTKAPTWLTYSGTEVGVPKDWDVYEDLVKKVIQHYKDRISWVEVWNEPDNESAFTRMGSPYTTKADAYNDIFYHVTNALRSVDPQKTIKIGGPALASGTTWPDYLSYIFSDPRNRDNLEFASMHVYNGTDKISTAVNSWRAKALQYGGKSNFPVYVTEWNYNAGQTGTYGGGTPINTMGDETISYVGQKLTDMFSVGTEGAYLFKVSGYSATYPFWYFYKDGAFSPKAKTYRLMSKDLGLGNGDSSVKSTSFSTITSALGAVNSNGEQIGVLVNSDTVANTASVTLTNTGLPNGTAALAIYEASTANDATAVRNIQLASVSGGTLTATIGVPAGAVIGFKVLSAFTATDDAAVRDGSYAATNQSGTTATTVTVKNDGTSYLREGYFKFNFSSYANSVSAAAIVLTPTLTGQSGITHNVLLVADNSWSEGTITWNTRPAGSTVLGSYTITGGSPITIDVTSQVQSALSSGKQISIKVVSTTPFSSSGQVEYGSGENVDLLMRPVLTITK
- the rfbD gene encoding dTDP-4-dehydrorhamnose reductase; translated protein: MNILITGAGGQLGYDLMRVMGPLHRIIGVARASLDVTQEQAVLDLLLAQRPDVVIHAAAFTNVDGAEREKEAAFQVNAMGALHVAKACERIGAKLVYVSTDYVFDGTKLSPYDEQDIPNPLSVYGHSKLLGEKFVSMTCAKHFIVRTSWLYGTKGTNFVTKVLEKARRDQAISIVDDQFGSPTYCLDLALFMRDLIATDRYGLYHASNEGICSRYEFAEHILTTAGLLSQVTLKPVPTDAFLTSPAARPMYSAFAQKAMCEKGFTPMRDWRSALDFFLQVDYFETAILTKIQ
- a CDS encoding glycosyltransferase is translated as MKSKSKKPSKKQAPIKRKSKRGELMTSAATTLLKRDSTLTRSQHFWRSKGLQAGTSYATTLRASQRVFQNKVLSDAWVKWYKTQPRLAELPNYVEASKGFISGVSKVLKKEPPNWVLLPTKRTVGAIVTVSNAEGTIVQVLEQLQRLALEELIVIVHGSTDRTLERVRANAKGQVVLYRDFIGQDVGRAIGTKRSKSDILLFLEGNQIVAAEKLIPFIQDIEKGSDIALNNVTPYTPPFSQWDTNTVMKHFLNVSLNRTDLYVNSLADVPHAISRKALQIVDQSELMVSPKAHTHAVLAGLRITAPTSVKPAAASTSSKGVKNEASREGIRSGIGDHVEALQMAMQAKGGRIDFLDIIRNREVIEGE
- a CDS encoding ketoacyl-ACP synthase III, which gives rise to MPSSLPLQARLTAIGTYVPSRILTNEELSHWVDTNDEWIVQRTGIRERRIAEEHEFTSHLCIAAVNNMLTRYPDALTNVELIIVATHTPDLSSTPVACLVQAHFGLAHTGAYDLNATCAGFTYALHTASALVSAGAHRKILVIGADALSKITDYSDRSTCILFGDGAGAVIVEHDAEQPSFLAHHIGSDGTGAKHVYRTGLAADLNGAPLIGNGKLVQNGREVYRFAVSTVPQGIEQLLIKSGLSTSDIDWFIPHSANLRMIDSICEKSGIPIEQTLYSLEYFGNTSAASIPLALDLGIREEKVQDGDTMLLYGFGGGLTHAGLIIRWG